ACCGTGCGCGGTGACGGCGGGAGCAGCCCGGCGAGGATGTACAGATGGTCACGTTCGGCGTCACTCAGCTGCAGAGCCCGCGCCAGCGACGTGGCAACCTGCTCAGAAGGCCGGCGCGCACGACCCTGCTCGAGGCGCACCAGATAGTCAACGCTCACTCCGGCGAGCGCGGCGAGCTCTTCGCGCCGCAGCCCAGGTGACCGCCGCCCATTGCCGACAGGCAGACTGACGTCGACGGGCGAGAGGCGATCGCGCCACAGTCGAAGCATCGGGCCGAGGTCACCGTGCGCAGCATCCATAAATCAAGTCTCGCAGTGCGCCGGGAATTCTGGGTGGTACTGCCAGACCCCATGCAGAACCGTGCCACGACTGATCGGCACACGAGGCGAAGACTCGAAGCATGACAACGACACTGATCACCGGAGCGAACAAAGGCCTCGGATACGAAACCGCCCGCCGACTCATCGAGGCAGGGCACACGGTATGGATGGCTGCACGCGACGAGCAGCGCGGCCGCACGGCAGCCGACGAGCTGGGTGGTAGCTTCGTTCAACTCGACGTGACCGACGACCAGTCAGTGGCGGATGCTGCCGAGACAATCGCGAATGCCGGAGGTCTCGACGTGCTGATCAACAACGCGGGCATACACGGCGCTCTTGGCGACCCGATTCAACTGACCGCAGCTGACGCTCTCGACGTGTACAACACGAACGTCGCGAGCGTTGTGAGAATGACCCACGCATTCGTGCCGGTCCTGCGCGATTCAAGCATCCCGACAATCGTCAACGTGTCGAGTGGAATGGGATCGTTCACGTTCGTGCTCGACCCGGAACGCGTGGAATCAAGCCTGATCATGCCGCTCTATCAGTCGTCGAAGTCGGCTGTCACGATGCTTACCGTGCAATACGCGAAGGCGCTGCCCGATATGCGAGTGAACGCCGCGGATCCCGGCTACACCAAGACGGACTTCAACGAGGGACACGGCCACTTCACAGTGCAGGAGGGAACTGACGCGATCGTCGAGCTGGCGACCCGCGAAGGCTCAGGGCCGACAGGGACGATCATCGATCGCACGGGCGTTGTGCCCTTCTAGAGCACACAGGGCGTAGATTCGAAGCATGGCAAAGACGACGTGGAAAGAACTGTCAGCGGGAAAACGCACGTTCATCGTGCTGCTCATCATGGTGCAGCTCGCGCTCACGGGCGCCGCGCACGCTGACATCGCGAAGAGCCGTGAGAGTGAGCTGACAGCATCCAAGCGCACCTGGCGCATGATCTCGCTGATCGACGTCGTCGGCCCGCTTGCGTACTTTCTCGCGGGTCGCCGCCGCTAGCCGCACGCTTCGGTACGTCAACGTGCCCAGATCTCAGCGATGCCCCGCCTCGACAGCAATCGGGGGCCAACTTTTGCTATCACCCGGCGCGTCTTGATAGCAAAAGTTGGCCCTCGATTGTGCAGCGCATCGAGTCAGCGCCGCAGGAGGTCAGCCGCGGGCGGCATCTCCCCAGTTCACCGATTCTCCGGCGGGAGCGAAGCGCTGCGGCACGTTCCACGGGTTCGCGTCTTGCAACGCCTCGGGCAGCAGCGACTGCGGGGCGTTCTGGTACGCGACGGGGCGTACGAATCGTGTGATCGCCGCCGTTCCGACTGAGGTGTTCGAGTCGTTCGTCGTCGCCGGCCACGGGCCGCCGTGCTGCATCGCCGGTGTCACCGCGACGCCCGTCGGCCAGCCGTTGAACAGCACACGTCCAGCGCCTTCGCTCAGCACGGCAACAAGTTCGCGCAGTGCATCAGACGCCTCGCCGTCGCCGTGATGAACGGTCGCTGTCAGGTTGCCGGGGAAGAGCTCCTCGGCAAGCGCCGCGAGGTCATCACTGGCGGAATACTGAACAACAACGCTCAGCGGCCCGAAGCTCTCGTCGAGCAGTCGGTCACGCTGCGCCACGAGCGTCGCGGCGTCGGTGACGACGATCGTCGGCGTCGCCCAGCCCTGACCATCAACATCCCGCTCGAGGCTTCCCACGGCGATCGCCCGCACACCATCGGTGGAGAGAATCGCATCGCGGCGCTCGCCGTAGCCGTCGGCAATGCGCGGGTTGAGCATGCGGTGAGGTTGGGCTTCGGATGCCGCCTCGGCGATGCCCTGCTCGAGCGGCGCCGCATCGGGAACGAACACGAATCCCGGCTTCGTGCAGAGCTGGCCTGCAGAACCGCCGACGCTGGTCACGAGACCCGAGGCGATCTCGGCGGCCCGCTCCGAGATCGCCTGTTCGGTGACGAACACCGGGTTGACGCTGCCGAGCTCTCCATAGAACGGGATCGGCTTCGGGCGAGCTGCGGCGATGTCGGCCAGCATCCGGCCGATCTTCGTCGATCCCGTGAACGAGCCTGCGGCGATGAGCGGATGCTTCAGAAGGTCGACACCACGCTGCTGCCCCGAGATCGTCTGGAAAACGTGCTCGGGAAGCCCGGCACCGGTGAGCGCCTCAGTGATGACGCGCGCGGTCTCGGCCGAGAGCTCGGGGTGCCCCGAGTGCGTCTTGACGACGAGGGAGCAGCCCGATGCCAGCGCGGCAGCAGTGTCGCCGCCTGCCACAGAAAACGCGAAGGG
The Paramicrobacterium chengjingii DNA segment above includes these coding regions:
- a CDS encoding SDR family NAD(P)-dependent oxidoreductase codes for the protein MTTTLITGANKGLGYETARRLIEAGHTVWMAARDEQRGRTAADELGGSFVQLDVTDDQSVADAAETIANAGGLDVLINNAGIHGALGDPIQLTAADALDVYNTNVASVVRMTHAFVPVLRDSSIPTIVNVSSGMGSFTFVLDPERVESSLIMPLYQSSKSAVTMLTVQYAKALPDMRVNAADPGYTKTDFNEGHGHFTVQEGTDAIVELATREGSGPTGTIIDRTGVVPF
- a CDS encoding aldehyde dehydrogenase (NADP(+)), which codes for MTTDTSATTTSVDEIAQNADGAFRALSRISPAVRARAIVAAADALEANADALVPIGMAETGLAEGRLRGELKRTAVQLRVFADTVVDGSYLDARIDAADPNFALGPRPDVRRYLTPVGPVINFAASNFPFAFSVAGGDTAAALASGCSLVVKTHSGHPELSAETARVITEALTGAGLPEHVFQTISGQQRGVDLLKHPLIAAGSFTGSTKIGRMLADIAAARPKPIPFYGELGSVNPVFVTEQAISERAAEIASGLVTSVGGSAGQLCTKPGFVFVPDAAPLEQGIAEAASEAQPHRMLNPRIADGYGERRDAILSTDGVRAIAVGSLERDVDGQGWATPTIVVTDAATLVAQRDRLLDESFGPLSVVVQYSASDDLAALAEELFPGNLTATVHHGDGEASDALRELVAVLSEGAGRVLFNGWPTGVAVTPAMQHGGPWPATTNDSNTSVGTAAITRFVRPVAYQNAPQSLLPEALQDANPWNVPQRFAPAGESVNWGDAARG